One segment of Gordonia terrae DNA contains the following:
- a CDS encoding carbohydrate ABC transporter permease has product MTTDIRSDRASAGSADDKPDTEIRRRRRPRQAALTAVTWILAIGFFFPVLWMVLTAFKQESDAATNPPTFFFEPTLQQFRDVFDAGIGTPLLNSVFATIVSTILVLLLGVPAAFALSLRPVRKTKDALFFFISTKMLPIVAAIIPLYVIVGEIGMLDNIWTLIILYTAMNLPIAVWMMRSFFLEVPGELLEAASIDGASLWTSVREVILPLISPGIAATALICVIFSWNEFFFAVNMTAVNAQTMPVFLTGFMSGQGLYWAQLSAASVLAALPVVICGWIAQNKLVRGLSFGAIK; this is encoded by the coding sequence ATGACCACCGACATACGCTCCGACCGTGCTTCGGCGGGTAGCGCAGACGACAAGCCCGACACCGAGATCCGACGTCGGCGCCGGCCACGTCAAGCGGCGCTGACCGCGGTGACCTGGATCCTCGCGATCGGCTTCTTCTTCCCGGTGCTGTGGATGGTACTGACCGCGTTCAAGCAGGAGAGCGACGCGGCGACGAACCCGCCGACCTTCTTCTTCGAACCGACACTGCAGCAGTTCCGGGACGTTTTCGACGCGGGAATCGGTACACCCCTGCTGAACTCGGTGTTCGCGACCATCGTCTCGACGATCCTGGTGCTGTTGCTCGGCGTACCCGCGGCGTTCGCACTGTCACTCCGGCCGGTACGCAAGACCAAGGACGCGCTGTTCTTCTTCATCAGCACCAAGATGCTGCCGATCGTCGCCGCGATCATCCCCCTCTACGTGATCGTCGGCGAGATCGGGATGCTCGACAACATCTGGACCCTCATCATCCTGTACACGGCCATGAACCTCCCGATCGCCGTGTGGATGATGCGCTCGTTCTTCCTCGAGGTGCCCGGGGAACTGCTCGAGGCCGCCAGCATCGACGGCGCGAGTCTCTGGACCTCGGTGCGCGAGGTGATCCTCCCGCTGATCTCGCCGGGAATCGCAGCGACAGCACTGATCTGCGTGATCTTCTCCTGGAACGAGTTCTTCTTCGCCGTCAACATGACCGCGGTCAACGCGCAGACGATGCCGGTGTTCCTGACCGGCTTCATGTCCGGTCAGGGTCTGTACTGGGCGCAACTGTCCGCGGCGTCGGTGCTCGCCGCGCTCCCGGTCGTCATCTGCGGCTGGATCGCCCAGAACAAACTCGTCCGCGGCCTCTCGTTCGGCGCGATCAAGTGA
- a CDS encoding carbohydrate ABC transporter permease: MATAVSTPPPDTAPTAPLRSSRDHVTRAEGWRRRGPLLPALIFLIVVTQIPFVFTLYYSTQSWNLVRPDSRAFVGLDNYVAVFGDSQFWRVTVNTILLIVGTVLISVLLGLLFALLLDRKFLGRGVVRTLLITPFLVTPVAAALLWKTSLLSPTNGLVNWALSPFGIETDWLSEFPLMSVMAELVWQWTPFMMLLILAGLQSMPRDIQEAARVDGATSFRLFRELTLPHLRRFIELGAVLGAIYLVNTFDAVYMMTSGGPGVSSSNLSYYIYQRAFLGFDIGQAAAMGVVTVVGTIVVATLALRLIFTSFSGTEEPA, from the coding sequence ATGGCCACCGCAGTCTCCACTCCGCCACCCGACACCGCGCCGACGGCGCCGCTGAGGTCCTCGCGCGATCACGTCACGCGTGCCGAGGGATGGCGCCGACGTGGTCCGCTTCTCCCTGCCCTGATCTTCCTGATCGTGGTCACCCAGATCCCCTTCGTGTTCACGCTGTACTACTCCACGCAGTCGTGGAACCTGGTGCGCCCGGACTCGCGAGCATTCGTCGGCCTCGACAACTACGTCGCGGTCTTCGGCGACAGCCAGTTCTGGCGAGTGACCGTGAACACGATCCTGTTGATCGTCGGCACCGTACTGATCTCGGTGCTCCTGGGCCTGCTCTTCGCGCTGCTGCTCGACCGGAAGTTCCTCGGCCGCGGGGTGGTCCGCACGTTGCTGATCACTCCGTTCCTCGTCACCCCGGTGGCGGCCGCGCTGCTGTGGAAGACCAGCCTGCTGTCGCCGACCAACGGTCTCGTCAACTGGGCCCTGAGTCCGTTCGGCATCGAGACCGACTGGCTGTCGGAGTTCCCGCTGATGAGCGTGATGGCCGAACTGGTCTGGCAGTGGACGCCTTTCATGATGCTGCTGATCCTCGCGGGTCTGCAGTCGATGCCCCGTGACATCCAAGAGGCGGCGCGCGTCGACGGCGCCACCAGCTTCCGGCTCTTCCGGGAACTGACGCTGCCGCACCTGCGTCGCTTCATCGAACTCGGTGCGGTGCTCGGCGCGATCTACCTGGTCAACACCTTCGACGCGGTGTACATGATGACCTCTGGCGGCCCGGGAGTGTCCAGTTCGAATCTGTCGTACTACATCTACCAGCGCGCGTTCCTCGGCTTCGACATCGGCCAGGCCGCGGCGATGGGCGTGGTGACCGTGGTCGGCACGATCGTCGTCGCCACCCTGGCCCTGCGGCTGATCTTCACATCATTCTCCGGAACAGAGGAGCCGGCCTGA
- a CDS encoding ABC transporter substrate-binding protein, with protein sequence MTFSRQRVRWALGAMIATVALVLTGCSGAGSLTGGGGREITVAMVSNSQMQDAVKLSTQFEEQNPGVSVRFVTLSENEARAKITASVATGGGEFDVVMISNYETPMWGEYGWLVNLTPYMDADPDYDADDFIPTLKTALSHDGSMYSAPFYGESSFLMYNKKLFAEAGVSLPPQPTWPQVAEAAAKLDNERTAGICLRGKPGWGEVLAPLNTVINAFGGRWYDEDWNAQLDSPEVAAAVKFYVDTVRNHGEAGAASSGFQECGNLLSQGQVAMWYDATSAVSVLESPDTSSIAGDVGYLPAPSMAKGDNGWLYTWSLGIPTSSKHQDEAWKFIRWMTSKSYIEYVSETLGPSHVPPGSRLSTYELPAYKELAAPFAEQTLSAMRAANQLKPTLQPVPYTGVQFLAIPEFQDLGTRVSQQISAAIAGQISVDDALAQAQEYAQVVGKSYQREQ encoded by the coding sequence ATGACGTTCTCCCGACAGCGAGTGCGATGGGCGCTGGGTGCGATGATCGCGACCGTGGCGCTGGTGCTCACCGGCTGCTCCGGCGCGGGTTCACTCACCGGCGGCGGAGGTCGCGAGATCACCGTCGCGATGGTCTCCAACTCGCAGATGCAGGACGCGGTGAAGCTGTCCACGCAGTTCGAGGAGCAGAATCCCGGCGTCTCGGTGCGGTTCGTGACCCTCTCCGAGAACGAGGCGCGCGCCAAGATCACCGCATCGGTGGCCACCGGCGGCGGTGAATTCGACGTCGTGATGATCAGCAACTACGAGACCCCGATGTGGGGCGAGTACGGCTGGCTCGTGAACCTGACCCCGTATATGGACGCCGATCCCGACTACGACGCCGACGACTTCATCCCGACGCTGAAGACGGCTCTGTCCCACGACGGTTCGATGTACTCGGCGCCGTTCTACGGCGAGTCGTCATTCCTGATGTACAACAAGAAGTTGTTCGCCGAGGCCGGGGTGTCATTGCCGCCTCAGCCGACGTGGCCCCAGGTCGCCGAAGCGGCGGCGAAACTCGACAACGAGCGCACGGCGGGGATCTGCCTGCGCGGCAAACCCGGCTGGGGCGAGGTGCTCGCCCCGCTGAACACCGTGATCAACGCGTTCGGCGGACGCTGGTACGACGAGGACTGGAATGCGCAGCTGGACAGTCCCGAGGTGGCCGCAGCGGTGAAGTTCTACGTCGACACGGTCCGGAACCACGGTGAGGCCGGCGCGGCGTCGTCCGGGTTCCAGGAATGCGGAAACCTGTTGTCGCAGGGCCAGGTTGCGATGTGGTACGACGCGACGTCCGCGGTGTCGGTGCTGGAGAGCCCGGACACCTCGTCGATCGCGGGTGACGTCGGCTACCTGCCCGCCCCGAGCATGGCCAAAGGCGACAACGGCTGGCTCTACACCTGGTCACTGGGCATCCCCACCAGCAGCAAGCACCAGGACGAGGCGTGGAAGTTCATCCGGTGGATGACCAGCAAGAGCTACATCGAGTACGTCTCGGAGACCCTGGGGCCCAGTCACGTACCGCCGGGCAGCCGCCTGTCCACGTACGAGCTGCCGGCCTACAAGGAACTCGCCGCCCCGTTCGCCGAGCAGACGCTGAGCGCGATGCGTGCGGCGAACCAGCTGAAGCCGACCCTGCAGCCGGTGCCCTACACCGGCGTCCAGTTCCTCGCCATCCCCGAGTTCCAGGATCTCGGAACCCGTGTGAGCCAGCAGATCTCGGCAGCGATCGCCGGCCAGATCAGCGTCGACGACGCGCTCGCGCAGGCGCAGGAGTACGCCCAGGTCGTCGGCAAGTCCTACCAGAGGGAGCAGTGA
- a CDS encoding sugar-binding transcriptional regulator, with amino-acid sequence MAPRKSAIGAEGETHAVPRVATPRGGGDSGQDLRLLVRAATMYHLEGLTQAEIAGRLGVSRPTAGRLVARARAQGLVQVSVSAPAHLSASIHTDLERAVEETLGLDEVLVIDEVADGTTTGNAALGRAGASVLTRRIQPTDTFGFTWGPEQVAVADAMAASASCQRVVQMDGSMTSVEYHTGVDHALSRFSERLHARPLRLVAPLYVDPETVTAVNRDSILSQALSAARGAQVMLFGVGSVSTSTTLFEGSFIDAVVLDELLDLGAVGEIGGRFYDANGGAVPSSLVDRTVSVSLDAVRACPTSILVSGGTHRRESILGALRGGYATILVTDVETAEWLVMQEKGEQ; translated from the coding sequence ATGGCACCTCGAAAGTCGGCGATCGGCGCGGAGGGGGAGACCCATGCCGTGCCGCGTGTGGCCACGCCGCGCGGCGGTGGCGACTCCGGCCAGGATCTGCGACTCCTTGTCCGCGCCGCGACCATGTACCACCTCGAGGGACTCACCCAGGCCGAGATCGCGGGCCGACTCGGGGTGTCGCGCCCGACGGCCGGCCGGCTCGTCGCGCGAGCCAGGGCACAGGGTCTCGTGCAGGTGTCGGTATCGGCCCCGGCGCACCTGTCGGCATCCATCCACACCGATCTGGAACGCGCGGTCGAGGAGACCCTGGGGCTCGACGAGGTCCTCGTCATCGACGAGGTCGCCGACGGCACCACCACCGGCAACGCCGCCCTCGGTCGAGCGGGGGCGTCGGTGCTGACCCGACGGATTCAGCCGACGGACACCTTCGGATTCACCTGGGGGCCCGAACAAGTGGCCGTCGCCGACGCCATGGCTGCGTCCGCCTCGTGTCAGCGGGTCGTGCAGATGGACGGCTCGATGACCTCCGTCGAGTACCACACCGGCGTCGACCACGCGCTCTCGCGATTCTCCGAACGGCTCCATGCCCGACCGCTGCGGCTGGTCGCACCGCTCTACGTCGACCCGGAGACGGTCACCGCCGTGAACCGTGATTCGATCCTGTCGCAGGCACTCTCGGCGGCGCGCGGTGCGCAGGTGATGTTGTTCGGTGTCGGCTCGGTGTCGACCTCGACAACTCTGTTCGAGGGCTCGTTCATCGACGCGGTCGTCCTCGACGAACTGCTCGACCTCGGCGCGGTCGGGGAGATCGGCGGACGCTTCTACGACGCGAACGGCGGCGCCGTCCCCTCCAGCCTCGTCGACCGGACCGTCTCGGTATCACTCGACGCGGTCCGTGCCTGCCCGACCTCGATCCTCGTGTCCGGTGGGACACACCGTCGCGAATCCATCCTCGGCGCGCTGCGTGGTGGCTACGCCACCATTCTCGTCACCGATGTGGAGACCGCCGAATGGCTTGTGATGCAAGAGAAAGGCGAACAATGA
- a CDS encoding NAD(P)-dependent alcohol dehydrogenase, with protein sequence MRAGVLHPDLTVTTERRRSPEPGAGDVTVAVRAVGVCGSDTHYLRHGRIGEYVVRDPLVLGHEAAGVIVAVGNGVDRARIGERVSIEPQRPDPTTPESKRGDYHLCPRMRFYATPPVDGAFAEFVTIGADFAHAVPPGVSDEAAALFEPLSVGIAAMRKAEVAAGGSVLIAGAGPIGLMVAQVARASGLARIVVSEPDEQRRLRARDFGATTLITPGTEIERVDAFVDASGVAGAVREGLSRVRPGGRVILVGMGADTMELPISLIQNRELVVTGVFRYANTWPTALALARTGAVDLDAMVTARFGLDELTDALNADRVPGNIKAVVYPAISRYEPNSDDDAETVTTRPEGTRR encoded by the coding sequence ATGCGCGCCGGCGTACTGCACCCCGACCTGACGGTGACCACCGAACGTCGCCGGTCACCCGAACCCGGAGCCGGCGACGTCACGGTGGCCGTTCGCGCAGTGGGCGTATGCGGCTCGGACACCCACTACCTCCGCCACGGACGGATCGGTGAGTACGTGGTCCGCGATCCGCTCGTTCTCGGCCACGAAGCCGCCGGAGTGATCGTCGCCGTCGGGAACGGCGTCGACCGGGCCCGGATCGGCGAGCGGGTCTCGATCGAGCCGCAACGTCCCGACCCGACCACGCCGGAGAGCAAGCGCGGTGACTACCACCTGTGCCCGCGGATGCGGTTCTATGCGACACCCCCGGTCGACGGCGCTTTCGCCGAATTCGTCACCATCGGAGCCGATTTCGCTCATGCGGTACCTCCTGGGGTCTCGGACGAGGCGGCCGCCCTGTTCGAGCCCCTCTCCGTGGGCATCGCCGCCATGCGCAAGGCCGAGGTCGCAGCCGGTGGCTCCGTGCTGATCGCCGGCGCCGGACCGATCGGCCTGATGGTCGCCCAGGTCGCGCGGGCGTCCGGTCTCGCGCGCATCGTCGTGAGCGAGCCGGACGAGCAACGCCGTCTGCGCGCGCGGGATTTCGGCGCGACGACGCTGATCACACCCGGCACGGAGATCGAACGGGTGGATGCGTTCGTCGACGCGAGCGGAGTCGCCGGCGCGGTCCGAGAAGGCCTGTCGCGGGTTCGCCCCGGCGGACGTGTGATCCTGGTCGGCATGGGCGCCGACACCATGGAACTCCCGATCTCGCTCATCCAGAATCGCGAACTGGTCGTGACCGGGGTGTTCCGCTACGCCAACACGTGGCCGACCGCACTGGCCCTGGCCCGGACGGGAGCAGTGGATCTCGATGCCATGGTGACCGCGCGGTTCGGCCTCGACGAACTGACGGACGCGCTCAACGCCGATCGCGTTCCCGGGAACATCAAAGCGGTGGTCTACCCGGCCATCTCGCGCTACGAACCGAACTCGGACGACGATGCCGAGACCGTCACGACCCGGCCGGAGGGAACCCGCCGATGA